A stretch of the Thalassotalea euphylliae genome encodes the following:
- a CDS encoding primase-helicase family protein, which translates to MLKNLIATTFENVFDTAKQANQIELTLSELFERYFKTPDVRERKEGAAICMAEFAYSEADGENSVSRQAANVLLVYALCFDFDGDATKAQIDSMFAPYENIKHTTFSHGETVSQDDNGEPVLNERYRVIVQLKKAVAPDIIKAKTQALTKHFTGIDGCSFDISRPFYLFATHPDRVKYAYSEYSEGKLLDLDDFESIEAVAAKGQLANTNNDKTHQPLPAYLRHLIKYHLMSLGKSLKYGEYFRLCGAMINAGFSLTDWLDVSKAVKASKSPIEARKQWQYAQSLNDISPHFLTKLLREHGKNIDIAGASNLSSSKIKLIEQEIASIEQSIAFIQQQESLPDNEKVALIKEKEQHKADKVKALNEAKDDAEAKIEELILELLNQRDLYYVQDEDLFYEYKRDTGQWLHHRPSSLPRSKAFLQTKGALKRFYEILEQTGRNLQNTSFSPLELPNYTLNQFRKDHWLQPLEGDYHEVFDILLNSLGDLKEENILHIKQVIAWKYLHPYEYKLPALANFGGGGTGKTLFADLLLATIFGQHQVHSEKEDSSKDFNGLYEGKMVVLRDESSFDNVDMEKLKAVLGKPTLSVNPKFGKEKVVYNAALHIVAGNNSSGPIKLCRSKSDRRFSIIKSSRSIIEHTMLHRKMSHKDAEIWWHQHEHILSDKVEVAKWLNHILDTVVDLPMRPTALHGQDYHDLLKAQAGPEDWLIEHVFDDEQFKFISGDECFELYTLRCEQEGVKPAFNRNSFIAHIDDKLVLSHAHLHLGYGPIKVEFAPRDKRTRTGWLAGHVEKNAVKITDCQYVGKDHDNNNRKFIIERECEPELAEF; encoded by the coding sequence ATGTTAAAAAATTTAATCGCGACTACATTCGAAAACGTTTTTGATACTGCTAAACAGGCTAATCAAATCGAGCTTACATTGTCTGAGTTATTTGAAAGGTACTTCAAAACACCAGATGTAAGGGAGAGAAAAGAAGGCGCAGCAATTTGCATGGCTGAATTCGCTTACAGCGAAGCTGATGGCGAGAACAGCGTTTCTCGCCAAGCAGCCAATGTTCTATTGGTATATGCGCTTTGTTTTGATTTTGATGGTGATGCTACTAAAGCTCAAATCGATTCAATGTTTGCACCTTACGAAAATATTAAACACACCACGTTCAGTCACGGTGAAACGGTTAGCCAAGATGATAATGGTGAGCCAGTGCTTAATGAACGATATCGTGTGATTGTGCAACTTAAAAAAGCCGTAGCGCCAGATATTATTAAAGCTAAGACACAAGCATTAACTAAACACTTTACGGGGATTGATGGTTGTTCATTCGATATTTCTAGGCCCTTTTACCTGTTTGCTACACATCCAGATCGAGTGAAATATGCTTATAGTGAATATAGCGAAGGTAAGCTCCTAGATTTAGATGATTTTGAATCAATCGAAGCAGTAGCAGCAAAAGGTCAACTGGCTAACACTAACAATGATAAGACTCACCAGCCGTTACCAGCATACTTACGTCATTTAATTAAGTACCACTTAATGTCGCTCGGTAAATCGCTAAAATACGGTGAATACTTTCGCTTATGTGGTGCCATGATAAATGCTGGTTTTTCGCTTACCGATTGGCTTGATGTTTCAAAGGCAGTCAAGGCGAGCAAGTCACCGATAGAAGCCAGAAAGCAGTGGCAGTATGCACAATCACTTAACGATATCTCGCCACACTTTTTAACTAAGCTATTACGTGAGCATGGTAAAAATATTGATATTGCTGGTGCCAGCAATTTGAGTTCGTCAAAAATTAAGTTAATCGAGCAAGAAATCGCATCGATTGAACAAAGTATTGCGTTTATTCAGCAACAAGAGTCGTTACCTGATAATGAAAAGGTAGCGCTGATTAAAGAAAAAGAGCAGCATAAAGCAGACAAAGTTAAAGCACTTAATGAAGCGAAAGACGATGCGGAAGCCAAAATTGAAGAGCTTATACTTGAGTTACTTAATCAACGTGATTTGTACTATGTGCAAGATGAAGATTTATTCTACGAATATAAGCGTGATACAGGGCAATGGCTGCATCACCGACCTAGCTCATTACCTCGAAGCAAAGCGTTCTTACAAACGAAAGGTGCGTTAAAACGCTTTTATGAAATTCTCGAACAAACTGGGCGCAACCTTCAAAATACGTCATTTTCGCCGCTAGAGTTACCTAACTACACTTTAAATCAGTTCCGTAAAGATCACTGGTTACAGCCACTAGAAGGTGATTACCATGAAGTATTCGATATTTTACTTAACTCGCTTGGTGATTTAAAAGAAGAAAATATACTGCATATCAAGCAGGTTATTGCGTGGAAGTATTTACACCCCTATGAGTATAAGCTGCCCGCATTAGCTAATTTTGGTGGTGGCGGTACGGGTAAAACTTTATTTGCTGATTTATTGCTAGCAACAATATTTGGTCAACATCAAGTGCACTCTGAAAAAGAAGATAGTAGTAAAGATTTTAACGGTTTGTACGAAGGTAAAATGGTGGTGTTGCGTGATGAATCTAGCTTCGATAATGTCGATATGGAAAAACTAAAGGCAGTATTGGGTAAACCCACGTTAAGCGTTAACCCTAAATTTGGTAAAGAAAAGGTCGTTTACAACGCTGCATTGCATATTGTCGCTGGTAATAATTCGTCAGGACCAATAAAGCTTTGTAGAAGCAAGTCAGATCGTCGTTTTTCGATTATAAAATCAAGCCGCTCGATCATCGAACATACGATGTTACACCGTAAAATGAGTCATAAAGACGCTGAAATTTGGTGGCATCAGCATGAGCACATTCTTAGTGATAAAGTTGAAGTTGCTAAGTGGCTTAACCATATTCTTGATACGGTAGTTGACTTACCTATGCGTCCTACAGCGTTGCATGGTCAGGATTATCATGATTTACTTAAAGCGCAAGCAGGGCCAGAAGATTGGTTGATAGAGCACGTGTTTGATGATGAACAGTTTAAGTTTATTAGCGGAGATGAATGCTTTGAGCTTTATACGCTTAGATGTGAGCAGGAAGGTGTTAAGCCGGCGTTTAATCGAAACTCATTTATCGCACATATAGATGATAAGTTAGTGCTCAGTCATGCGCACTTACATTTAGGGTATGGTCCAATTAAAGTAGAGTTTGCCCCTAGAGATAAAAGAACACGAACAGGTTGGTTAGCAGGTCATGTTGAAAAAAATGCGGTGAAAATTACCGATTGTCAGTATGTGGGTAAAGATCACGATAATAATAATCGAAAATTTATTATTGAACGCGAATGTGAGCCAGAGTTAGCTGAGTTTTAA